Proteins from one Palaemon carinicauda isolate YSFRI2023 chromosome 44, ASM3689809v2, whole genome shotgun sequence genomic window:
- the LOC137634381 gene encoding uncharacterized protein, with amino-acid sequence MKLGPETVVTKLGTETVVTKLGPETVVTKLGTETVVKRLGPETVVTNGGYVTVARNGGYEAGPRNGGYEAGPRNGGYEAGHRNGGYKARPRNGDYEAGPRNGGYEAGHRNGGYEAGNGGYEAGHRNGGYKARPRNGDYEAGPRNGGYEAGHRNGGYVTVARNGGYEAGPRNGGYEAGPRNGGYEAGHRNGDYEAGPRNGGYEAGHRNGGYEAGHRNGGYEAGPRNGGYEAGPRNGGYEAGHRNGDYEAGPRNGGYEAGPRNGGYEAGHRNGGYEAGPRNGGYEAGHRNGGYEAGPRNGGYKARPRNGGYVTVARNGGYEAGPRNGGYEAGPRNGGYEAGHRNGDYEAGPRNGGYEAGHRNGGYEAGPRNGGYEAGPRNGGYEAGHRNGGYEAGPRNGG; translated from the exons ATGAAGCTGGGCCCAGAAACGGTGGTTACGAAGCTGGGCACAGAAACGGTGGTTACGAAGCTGGGCCCAGAAACGGTGGTTACGAAGCTGGGCACAGAAACGGTGGTTAAGAGACTGGGCCCAGAAACGGTGGTTAC AAACGGTGGTTACGTGACTGTGGCCCGAAACGGCGGTTACGAAGCTGGGCCCAGAAACGGTGGTTATGAAGCTGGGCCCAGAAACGGTGGTTATGAAGCTGGGCACAGAAACGGTGGTTACAAGGCTAGGCCCAGAAACGGTGATTACGAAGCTGGGCCCAGAAACGGTGGTTATGAAGCTGGGCACAGAAACGGTGGTTACGAAGCTGG AAACGGTGGTTATGAAGCTGGGCACAGAAACGGTGGTTACAAGGCTAGGCCCAGAAACGGTGATTACGAAGCTGGGCCTAGAAACGGTGGTTATGAAGCTGGGCACAGAAACGGTGGTTACGTGACTGTGGCCCGAAACGGCGGTTACGAAGCTGGGCCCAGAAACGGTGGTTATGAAGCTGGGCCCAGAAACGGTGGTTATGAAGCTGGGCACAGAAACGGTGATTACGAAGCTGGGCCTAGAAACGGTGGTTATGAAGCTGGGCACAGAAACGGTGGTTATGAAGCTGGGCACAGAAACGGTGGTTACGAAGCTGGGCCTAGAAACGGTGGTTATGAAGCTGGGCCCAGAAACGGTGGTTATGAAGCTGGGCACAGAAACGGTGATTACGAAGCTGGGCCTAGAAACGGTGGTTATGAAGCTGGGCCCAGAAACGGTGGTTATGAAGCTGGGCACAGAAACGGTGGTTATGAAGCTGGGCCCAGAAACGGTGGTTATGAAGCTGGGCACAGAAACGGTGGTTACGAAGCTGGGCCCAGAAACGGTGGTTACAAGGCTAGGCCCAGAAACGGTGGTTACGTGACTGTGGCCCGAAACGGCGGTTACGAAGCTGGGCCCAGAAACGGTGGTTATGAAGCTGGGCCCAGAAACGGTGGTTATGAAGCTGGGCACAGAAACGGTGATTACGAAGCTGGGCCTAGAAACGGTGGTTATGAAGCTGGGCACAGAAACGGTGGTTACGAAGCTGGGCCCAGAAACGGTGGTTATGAAGCTGGGCCCAGAAACGGTGGTTATGAAGCTGGGCACAGAAACGGTGGTTACGAAGCTGGGCCCAGAAACGGTGGTTAA